A genomic window from Vigna radiata var. radiata cultivar VC1973A chromosome 2, Vradiata_ver6, whole genome shotgun sequence includes:
- the LOC106756344 gene encoding apoptosis-inducing factor homolog A-like — protein sequence MAEKKVVIVGGGVAGATLAKNIQNQANVTLIDPKEYFEIPWASLRGLVEPSFAERIVINHREYFKKGDLVVSSAVNITETEVFTADGQQIAYDYLVIATGHAEPIPKTRTERLDQYKAENAKIKSASSILIVGGGPTGVELAAEIAVDFPDKKVTIVHKGVRLLEYIGQKASSKTLKWLKSKKVDVKLEQSVEVRSSSEENKTYETSNGETIEADAHFLCIGKPVGSAWLRETLLKDDLDGDGRIKVDENLRVKGRSNIFAIGDITDVQEIKQGVYASGHAQLVAKNLKLLIEGGGKENKLGTYKAQPPISIVSLGRKTAVAQFPFITVLGRLPGMIKSGDLFVGKTRKDLGLEPNVKKS from the exons ATGGCGGAGAAGAAAGTGGTCATCGTAGGAGGTGGTGTTGCCGGTGCCACCCTAgcaaaaaatatacaaaatcaaGCCAACGTTACCCTTATTGATCC GAAGGAATATTTTGAGATTCCATGGGCAAGTTTGAGGGGATTGGTTGAGCCATCTTTTGCTGAAAGGATAGTGATCAACCATAGAGAGTACTTCAAAAAGGGTGACCTTGTTGTATCTAGTGCAGTCAACATAACTGAAACTGAAGTGTTTACTGCAGATGGCCAGCAGATTGCCTATGACTATCTTGTTATTGCCACTGGCCACGCAGAACCTATTCCCAAAACCAGAACTGAAAGACTTGATCAATACAAAGCAG AAAATGCAAAAATCAAATCTGCAAGTTCAATTTTGATTGTTGGGGGAGGTCCAACTGGTGTTGAGCTTGCAGCAGAGATAGCTGTTGATTTTCCTGACAAAAAGGTGACTATAGTGCATAAAGGGGTAAGATTGCTGGAATACATTGGGCAAAAAGCTTCAAGTAAGACTTTGAAGTGGCTGAAATCAAAGAAGGTTGATGTGAAACTAGAGCAATCTGTCGAAGTGAGATCCTCTTCGGAAGAAAATAAGACATATGAAACTTCAAATGGAGAGACTATAGAAGCAGATGCTCATTTTCTATGCATAGGGAAACCAGTTGGTTCCGCATGGCTTAGAGAAACACTTCTGAAGGATGACTTGGATGGTGATGGAAGGATCAAGGTCGATGAGAACTTGAGAGTGAAGGGCAGGAGCAACATTTTTGCAATTGGAGATATTACAGATGTTCAA gaaatcaaacaaGGGGTGTATGCAAGTGGTCATGCTCAATTGGTTGCCAAGAACCTAAAGTTATTGATAGAAGGAGGAGGCAAAGAGAACAAATTGGGAACATACAAGGCACAACCACCAATCTCTATAGTTTCATTAGGGAGAAAAACTGCAGTAGCACAGTTCCCATTCATTACAGTGCTTGGAAGGCTTCCTGGCATGATCAAGTCTGGAGATTTGTTTGTGGGGAAAACCAGAAAGGATTTAGGACTTGAACCTAATGTTAAAAAGTCTTAA